The following are encoded together in the Kwoniella europaea PYCC6329 chromosome 1, complete sequence genome:
- a CDS encoding branched-chain amino acid aminotransferase encodes MSRITPLRSLTRLTTRQLAHSNVSAVVRPAIAVSQTRGYKRNPQPMRDVMTGEIIQTPDLDASLLKITKTTSPKTPLPPSKLVFGKTFTDHMLTVNWNSANGWGTPEIKPYAPLELDPSSTVFHYAFTLFEGMKAYRQEDGTVRLFRPDMNMARMNRSAARIALPTFDGEALIELIKKLVVLDSEWIPKEPGYSLYIRPTLIGTQNALGVGPSSDAMLFVICSPVGPYYASGFKPVQLLATTKFVRAAPGGTGGYKLGANYAPGVVPQAEAAKEGYSQNLWLLGKEHALTEVGTMNLFVAFKKPDGTVELVTPPLDDVVLPGVTRDSALALARAHANGDKIPGLPEKLVVSERKLIMADLVEAEKNGTLVEVFGTGTAAIVSAVDKIGYEGRDIEIPTGPEGLGSIAKGLLDRMTAIQIGEIEHPWSVIANPVKSV; translated from the exons ATGTCGCGAATCACCCCTTTACGATCCCTCACCCGCTTGACCACCCGTCAACTCGCCCACAGCAATGTCAGCGCCGTCGTTCGGCCAGCTATTGCTGTATCCCAAACGAGGGGTTATAAGAGGAATCCTCAACCTATGAGAGATGTCATGACGGGTGAAATTATCCAAACACCTGATTTAGAT GCATCATTGTTGAAAATCACCAAGACGACCTCTCCAAAAACTCCTTTGCCTCCCTCAAAATTGGTCTTTGGAAAGACATTCACAGATCATATGTTGACTGTTAATTGGAATTCTGCTAATGGATGGGGCACACCTGAGATCAAACCTT ATGCTCCACTGGAGCTTGATCCTTCGTCTACTGTATTCCACTATGCTTTCACATT GTTCGAAGGGATGAAAGCCTACCGACAAGAAGATGGAACTGTCAGGTTGTTCAGACCAGATATGAACATGGCCAGGATGAACCGA AGCGCTGCTAGAATAGCTCTTCCT ACTTTCGACGGAGAAGCTTtgattgaattgatcaagaagctTGTCGTATTGGATTCTGAATGGATTCCTAAAGAACCCGGATATTCACTTTACATCC GTCCAACATTGATAGGTACCCAGAATGCTTTGGGTGTAGGACCAAGTTCAGATGCTATGTTATTCGTCATCTGTTCACCT GTCGGCCCATATTACGCCTCAGGATTCAAGCCCGTCCAGTTGTTGGCTACTACAAAATTCGTTAGGGCCGCTCCCGGTGGAACTGGTGGATACAAGCTCGGTGCAAA CTACGCACCTGGTGTCGTACCTCAGGctgaagctgccaaagaAGGTTATAGTCAGAATTTGTGGTTGTTAGGTAAAGAACATGCTTTGACCGAG GTCGGAACTATGAACTTGTTTGTAGCTTTCAAGAAACcggatggaa CTGTCGAACTTGTCACTCCACCATTGGACGATGTAGTCTTACCAGGAGTAACCAGAGACTC TGCTTTGGCCCTTGCTAGAGCCCACGCCAATGGGGACAAGATCCCTGGCCTTCCCGAAAAACTCGTCGTGTCAGAACGTAAATTGATAATGGCCGATTTGGTCGAAGCCGAAAAGAACGGGACTTTGGTTGAAGTTTTCGGTACGGGTACAGCTGCGATCGTTTCCGCTGTTGATAA GATCGGGTACGAAGGTAGAGATATCGAGATACCCACCGGTCCCGAAGGTTTAGGATCCATCGCCAAAGGCTTACTAGATAGGATGACAGCCATTCAAATTGGTGAAATTGAACATCCTTGGTCTGTCATTGCCAATCCCGTCAAATCGGTATAA